One Salvia splendens isolate huo1 chromosome 22, SspV2, whole genome shotgun sequence DNA segment encodes these proteins:
- the LOC121786286 gene encoding protein IMPAIRED IN BABA-INDUCED STERILITY 1-like, producing the protein MGCVSSKQTVSVTPAADNSVVGSGRSRVGSFGGGSGLAVELDSKLKKVKKRGSTESGSELGESGRASSNRSVSFRLHKSVEGAAGWPAWLSAVAGEAIQGCAPLRADSFEKLEKIGQGTYSTVFRARDLETGKIVALKKVRFDNFEPESVRFMAREIAILRRLDHPNIIKLEGLITSQSSSNIYLVFEYMEHDISGLLSSPEITFTEEQVKCYMKQLLSGLEHCHARGVMHRDIKGANLLVDDGGVLKVADFGLANLSSYGQRQPLTSRVVTLWYRPPELLLGSTEYGASVDLWSVGCLLAELLIGRPILQGRTEVEQLHKIFKLCGSPPDDYWKKTKLPHATLFKPQHPYKSSLWETFKNLPESAVSLVETLLSVEPHKRGTATSALASEYFKTKPYACDPSSMPKYPPSKEIDNKQHEDASRKRPVGRSRGPESRKPTRKQNGTNKLAPEEALSLKRQNLPPQKQGEKRVNDGISVSNRKADNALDQELPKRVTKEACHVKNASQGDDAYAGPLQVSGSSGFAWAKKRMMDSSLRSRSRSSSRSLILEPSGAMQPRNNLDSAREENCEGVKGSTKGHDSYGTFKRSMLKKWSQLERPDSFDASDGYHSQELSAALYHKQDSKRRNLVHHDDQGEKVEFSGPLLSQSDKIDELLEKRERCIRHQAGRRSWFQRAKHNGK; encoded by the exons ATGGGTTGCGTGTCGTCGAAGCAGACGGTTTCGGTTACGCCGGCGGCGGACAACTCCGTCGTTGGGTCGGGTCGGAGCAGGGTGGGGAGCTTCGGCGGTGGGAGCGGTTTGGCGGTGGAGCTGGATTCGAAGCTGAAGAAGGTGAAGAAGAGAGGCTCTACTGAGTCAGGGAGCGAGTTGGGCGAGTCTGGTAGGGCGAGTTCCAATAGGTCGGTGAGTTTTAGGCTGCACAAGTCTGTGGAGGGGGCGGCGGGGTGGCCGGCCTGGCTGAGCGCGGTGGCCGGAGAAGCCATCCAGGGATGTGCCCCACTCAGAGCAGACTCCTTTGAGAAACTTGAAAAG ATTGGTCAGGGAACATATAGCACTGTATTCAGAGCACGTGACTTGGAAACCGGGAAGATAGTTGCTTTGAAGAAGGTCCGGTTCGACAATTTTGAGCCAGAGAGTGTTCGTTTCATGGCTCGGGAGATAGCAATTCTGCGCAGGCTCGACCATCCAAATATTATCAAGCTGGAAGGGCTGATCACATCCCAATCTTCAAGCAACATCTATCTTGTGTTCGAATATATGGAGCATGACATCTCCGGACTACTATCTTCCCCAGAGATCACTTTCACCGAAGAACAG GTCAAATGCTACATGAAGCAACTGTTGTCTGGGCTCGAGCATTGCCATGCTCGAGGAGTGATGCATCGGGACATCAAAGGTGCCAATCTTTTAGTTGACGATGGTGGAGTCCTCAAGGTTGCTGATTTCGGATTAGCAAACTTAAGTTCTTATGGGCAGAGGCAGCCTCTGACTAGTCGAGTTGTGACTTTGTGGTATCGCCCTCCGGAGCTCTTGTTAGGCTCCACAGAATACGGGGCATCCGTTGATCTATGGAGCGTAGGCTGCTTACTTGCTGAGCTTCTGATTGGTAGACCCATCCTTCAAGGGAGGACTGAG GTTGAACAGCTGCACAAAATATTCAAACTCTGTGGATCCCCGCCAGACGATTACTGGAAGAAGACAAAGCTTCCTCATGCGACATTGTTTAAACCACAGCATCCTTATAAGAGCTCTCTGTGGGAAACCTTCAAGAACTTACCCGAATCTGCTGTTTCGCTCGTGGAAACTCTTCTATCTGTGGAACCGCACAAGAGGGGCACGGCAACCTCAGCCCTGGCTTCAGAG TACTTCAAGACGAAGCCGTATGCTTGTGATCCGTCGAGCATGCCAAAATACCCTCCGAGTAAGGAGATAGACAATAAACAGCATGAGGATGCTAGCAG GAAACGGCCCGTTGGAAGATCACGAGGGCCTGAATCGAGGAAGCCTACTAGGAAGCAGAACGGAACGAATAAACTAGCCCCAGAAGAGGCCCTATCTCTCAAAAGACAGAACTTGCCTCCTCAAAAGCAAGGTGAAAAGAGAGTGAACGATGGAATCAGCGTCAGCAATCGCAAAGCAGACAATGCACTGGATCAGGAGCTGCCTAAGCGTGTGACCAAAGAGGCGTGCCATGTGAAGAATGCGTCTCAAGGCGATGATGCATATGCAGGCCCTCTACAAGTCTCAGGGTCGAGTGGCTTTGCCTGGGCGAAGAAGAGGATGATGGATTCATCGTTGAGGTCGCGGAGCAGGTCTAGTTCGAGAAGTCTCATTCTTGAACCTTCCGGTGCTATGCAACCAAGGAATAATTTGGATTCAGCCAGGGAAGAGAATTGTGAAGGTGTGAAAGGCAGTACGAAAGGCCACGACTCATATGGAACGTTTAAACGATCGATGCTCAAGAAATGGAGCCAGTTGGAGCGTCCGGACTCTTTTGATGCTTCTGATGGATACCACTCTCAAGAGCTGTCAGCTGCACTCTACCATAAACAGGATTCTAAGAGAAGAAATTTG GTTCATCATGATGATCAAGGGGAGAAGGTTGAATTTTCGGGACCCTTGCTGTCTCAATCGGATAAAATTGACGAACTCTTGGAGAAACGCGAGCGTTGCATTCGCCACCAGGCAGGTCGTAGATCATGGTTTCAAAGAG CTAAACACAATGGGAAGTAA
- the LOC121786056 gene encoding formin-like protein 20, producing the protein MALFRRFFYRNTPDWLDEEDESGYENETENAEAEEFFDAEEVFSTAVYAQLGIEPCPETPLSPAPHPHLSNVHNTSRVPPPPPPSPLISSRSSWHVPLRVSSSPSPSLLTSAYSNTSYSIRNPSPPPPPPPPPPPPPPPPPPPLFSSRNSWKMASCSPPPSLLTSAYSNRSYSIRNPSPPPPPPPPPPPPPPPPPPPPLFSSRSSWKMASCSPPPSLLTIAYSNRSYNIRNPSPPRPPPPPPPPSPPPPPPPLFSSRNSWKMASCSPPPSLLTIEYSNRSYSIRNPSPPPPPPPPPPPPPPLFSSRNSWKMASCSPPPSLFTIAYSNRSYSIRNSSPPPPPPPPPPPPPLFSSRNSWKMASCSPPPSLLTIEYSNRSYSIRNPSPPPPPPPPPPPPPPLFSSRNSWKMASCSPPPSLLTIAYSNRSYSIRNSSPPPPPPPPPPPPPLFSSRNSWKMASCSPPPSLLTIEYSNRSYSIRNPSPPPPPPPPPPPPPPLFSSRNSWKMASCSPPPSLLTIAYSNRSYSIRNSSPPPPPPPPPPPPPLFSSRNSWKMASCSPPPSLLTIAYSNRSYSIRNSSPPPPPPPPPPPPPLFSSRNSWKMASCSPPPSLLTIEYSNRSYSIRNPSPPPPPPPPPPPPPPLFSSRNSWKMASCSPPPSLLTIAYSNRSYSIRNSSPPPPPPPPPPPPPLFSSRNSWKMASCSPPPSLLTIEYSNRSYSIRNPSPPPPPPPPPPPPPPPPLFSSRNSWKMASCSPPPSLLTIEYSNRSYNITNPSPPPPPPPPPPPPPPLFSSRNSWKMASCSPPPSLLTIAYSNRSYSLRNPSPPPPPPPPPPPPPLFSSRNSWKMASCSPPPSLLTIAYSNRSYSIRNPSPPPPPPPPPPPPPPLLSSRNSWKMASCSPPPSLLTIAYSNRSYSIRNPSPPPPPPPPPPPPPPLFSSRNSWKMASCSTPPSLLTIAYSNRSYNIRNPSPPPPPPPPPPPPPPPVFSSRNSWKMASCSPPPSLLTSVYSNRSYSIRNPSPPPPPPPPPPPPPPPPPPPPLFSSMNSWKMASCSTPPSLLTIAYSNRSYNIRNPSPPPPPPPPGRSKIMVSKS; encoded by the exons ATGGCGCTATTCAGAAGGTTCTTCTACCGGAACACGCCTGATTGGCTCGACG AAGAAGATGAAAGTGGGTATGAAAATGAAACAGAGAATGCCGAAGCTGAGGAATTTTTTGATGCAGAAGAAGTATTCAGCACTGCAGTTTATGCACAGCTCGGCATCGAGCCATGCCCGGAAACTCCCCTATCCCCTGCCCCTCATCCCCACCTGTCCAATGTACATAATACCAGTAGAgtgccgccaccaccacctccctctccCCTTATTTCTTCCAGGAGTTCATGGCATGTGCCTTTAAGAGTATCAAGTTCTCCCTCACCTTCACTTCTTACTTCTGCATACTCTAATACATCTTATAGCATAAGAAATCcctctccacctccacctccacctccacctccaccacctcctcctccaccacctccccctcCCCTATTTTCTTCCAGGAATTCATGGAAAATGGCATCATGTTCTCCCCCACCTTCACTCCTTACTTCTGCATACTCTAATAGATCTTATAGTATAAGAAATCCctctccacctcctcctccaccacctccacctccgccacctccacctccaccacctccccctcCCCTATTTTCTTCCAGGAGTTCCTGGAAAATGGCATCATGTTCTCCCCCACCTTCACTCCTTACTATTGCATACTCTAATAGATCTTACAACATAAGAAATCCCTCTCCACCTCgacctccacccccaccacctcctccttcgcctccaccacctccacctcccCTATTTTCTTCCAGGAATTCATGGAAAATGGCATCATGTTCTCCCCCACCTTCACTCCTTACTATTGAATACTCTAATAGATCTTACAGCATAAGAAATCcctctccacctccacctcctcctccgcctccaccacctccacctcccCTATTTTCTTCCAGGAATTCATGGAAAATGGCATCATGTTCTCCCCCACCTTCACTGTTTACTATTGCATACTCTAATAGATCTTACAGCATAAGAAATTcctctccacctccacctcctccgcctccaccacctccacctcccCTATTTTCTTCCAGGAATTCATGGAAAATGGCATCATGTTCTCCCCCACCTTCACTCCTTACTATTGAATACTCTAATAGATCTTACAGCATAAGAAATCcctctccacctccacctcctcctccgcctccaccacctccacctcccCTATTTTCTTCCAGGAATTCATGGAAAATGGCATCATGTTCTCCCCCACCTTCACTGCTTACTATTGCATACTCTAATAGATCTTACAGCATAAGAAATTcctctccacctccacctcctccgcctccaccacctccacctcccCTATTTTCTTCCAGGAATTCATGGAAAATGGCATCATGTTCTCCCCCACCTTCACTCCTTACTATTGAATACTCTAATAGATCTTACAGCATAAGAAATCcctctccacctccacctcctcctccgcctccaccacctccacctcccCTATTTTCTTCCAGGAATTCATGGAAAATGGCATCATGTTCTCCCCCACCTTCACTGCTTACTATTGCATACTCTAATAGATCTTACAGCATAAGAAATTcctctccacctccacctcctccgcctccaccacctccacctcccCTATTTTCTTCCAGGAATTCATGGAAAATGGCATCATGTTCTCCCCCACCTTCACTGCTTACTATTGCATACTCTAATAGATCTTACAGCATAAGAAATTcctctccacctccacctcctccgcctccaccacctccacctcccCTATTTTCTTCCAGGAATTCATGGAAAATGGCATCATGTTCTCCCCCACCTTCACTCCTTACTATTGAATACTCTAATAGATCTTACAGCATAAGAAATCcctctccacctccacctcctcctccgcctccaccacctccacctcccCTATTTTCTTCCAGGAATTCATGGAAAATGGCATCATGTTCTCCCCCACCTTCACTGCTTACTATTGCATACTCTAATAGATCTTACAGCATAAGAAATTCCTCTccgcctccacctcctccgcctccaccacctccacctcccCTATTTTCTTCCAGGAATTCATGGAAAATGGCATCATGTTCTCCCCCACCTTCACTCCTTACTATTGAATACTCTAATAGATCTTACAGCATAAGAAATCcctctccacctccacctccacctcctcctccgcctccaccacctccacctcccCTATTTTCTTCCAGGAATTCATGGAAAATGGCATCATGTTCTCCCCCACCTTCACTCCTTACTATTGAATACTCTAATAGATCTTACAACATAACAAATCCCTCcccacctccacctcctcctccgcctccaccacctccacctcccCTATTTTCTTCCAGGAATTCATGGAAAATGGCATCATGTTCTCCCCCACCTTCACTGCTTACTATTGCATACTCTAATAGATCTTACAGCTTAAGAAATCcctctccacctccacctcctccgcctccaccacctccacctcccCTATTTTCTTCCAGGAATTCATGGAAAATGGCATCATGTTCTCCCCCACCTTCACTCCTTACTATTGCATACTCTAATAGATCTTACAGCATAAGAAATCCTtctccaccacctcctcctccgccacctccaccacctccccctcCCCTACTTTCTTCCAGGAATTCATGGAAAATGGCATCATGTTCTCCCCCACCTTCACTCCTTACTATTGCATACTCTAATAGATCTTACAGCATAAGAAATCCCtctccaccacctcctcctccgccacctccaccacctccccctcCCCTATTTTCTTCCAGGAATTCATGGAAAATGGCATCATGTTCTACCCCACCTTCACTCCTTACTATTGCATACTCTAATAGATCTTACAACATAAGAAATCcctctccacctccacctccaccacctcctcctccaccacctccccctcCCGTATTTTCTTCCAGGAATTCATGGAAAATGGCATCATGTTCTCCCCCACCTTCACTCCTTACTTCTGTATACTCTAATAGATCTTACAGTATAAGAAATCCctctccacctcctcctcctccacctccacctccaccacctcctcctccgccaCCTCCCCCTCCCCTATTTTCTTCCATGAATTCATGGAAAATGGCATCATGTTCTACCCCACCTTCACTCCTTACTATTGCATACTCTAATAGATCTTACAACATAAGAAATCcctctccacctccacctccacctccaccaggCAGGTCGAAGATCATGGTTTCAAAGAG CTAA
- the LOC121786055 gene encoding formin-like protein 20, with protein sequence MALFRRLFYRKPPDRLLEISERVYVFDSCFSTNVLDEDEYRTYMNGNVAQLQDHYPDAAFMVFNFKGREKRSQLSDVLSQYDMTVMDYPRQYEGCPLLPLEMINHFLRSSESWLSLEGQQNVLLMHCERGGWPVLAFMLAGLLLYRKQYTGEQKTLEMVYKQAPRELLHLLSPLNPQPSQLRYLQYISRRNNGSNWPPADTPLALDCIILRILPSYDGGRGCRPVFRVYGQDPTSKTSTRSSKLLFSTLKVKKKIRFYQQEECELVKINIRCRVKGDIVLECIHLEDDLVREEMIFRVMFHTAFVRSNILTLNRDEADVLWDAKDQFSREFRAEVLFSDADSVHSIVNTEEAESEDGNETENAGAEEFFEAEEIFSSAVHAHDGKVESEPESDDYAVITGSEVNESTQEVAVKGDSDHYAFEDCVSDEGIQRRSGNAKVESVLQTDKEATSAETKSINGGTGDECEDEKEDEQGEEAPRVIKYLEEQAHEQRLMADSNKPKFDRSLSSVSKKPPISRSASDAITTNNKSKLPESQSTPARVAKPNAVSKWIPTNKGSYTSSMHVYYPPSRNNSAPASLTLGKDSMPGGKSKPPLVISSSPSATTDRGTASGHSKHVSSPSSLDASLASAPSLPLPSEVGGEAEHGTESPPPSDIPQQLPPPPPPPPPPRPNVQNNSRVLPPPPPPPLPFSAGSTWHVPSGVSSSPPPPLLISAYSERSSSIRKPSPPPPPPPPPPPMNELPSIQSHSDSPLPTVPPPAPPPPFSRGVPPPPSHASPPPLPPRSPLCSAPPPSPLPPPGASGIPAPPPPPGRGLPAPPPSGRGMLAPPPPPPPLRQPAPPPPPPSGAPAPPPPPTRGSPIPPPPPSTRGPPPPPPIGGRMPGPQTPPGPSGGAPLPPPSFGAKGPATDSKGLLVGRGRGLSRPMATAARRPTLKPLHWSKVTRVLQGSLWEELQRFGDSQVSPEFDVSELEILFSATVPKSSIGGKAGSRRYSTGSKTERVHLIDLRRANNTEIMLTKVKMPLPDMMAAALAMDESILDADQVENLIKFCPTKEEMELLKGYTGNKDNLGKCELFFLEMMKVPRVESKLRVFLFKIQFISQASDFTRSLKTVNSACDEVRGSFKLKEIMKKILHLGNTLNQGTARGSALGFKLDSLLKLTDTRASNNKMTLMHYLCKVLAAKTPALLDFHEDLVSLEAGSKIQLKSLAEEMQAILKGIEKVKQELVASEKDGPVSETFRKTLKEFATVAETDVASVMHLYSHAGRNADALALYFGEDPARCPFEQVIATLLNFVRMFRKAHEENSKQAELEKKKARKEAEVENAQGLTRSKRARN encoded by the exons ATGGCGCTATTCAGAAGGTTGTTCTACCGGAAGCCGCCTGACCGGCTTCTTGAGATTTCCGAGAGGGTCTATG TGTTTGATAGTTGCTTCTCCACCAATGTACTTGACGAAGATGAGTACAGAACATATATGAATGGAAATGTTGCTCAGTTACAGGACCACTATCCCGATGCTGCTTTTATGGTTTTCAATTTCaaaggaagagaaaaaaggagCCAATTGTCCGATGTGTTATCTCAGTATGATATGACAGTAATGGATTACCCTCGGCAGTATGAAGGGTGTCCGTTGTTACCACTGGAGATGATTAACCATTTCCTGCGTTCAAGTGAGAGCTGGCTGTCGCTTGAGGGCCAACAGAATGTGCTTCTAATGCACTGCGAAAGGGGAGGATGGCCTGTCCTCGCCTTTATGCTTGCAGGCCTTCTTCTGTACAGGAAACAGTACACGGGCGAGCAGAAGACACTTGAAATGGTGTACAAACAAGCACCGAGGGAACTTCTTCATCTATTGTCTCCTTTAAATCCACAACCGTCTCAGCTCAGATATCTTCAGTACATCTCTAGAAGGAATAATGGGTCCAACTGGCCACCGGCAGATACACCTCTGGCTCTGGATTGTATTATTCTTAGGATCCTTCCTTCATATGACGGTGGAAGAGGATGCCGGCCCGTATTCCGTGTATATGGTCAGGATCCTACTTCAAAAACATCTACTAGAAGTTCGAAGCTTTTGTTCTCAACCTTGAAAGTCAAAAAGAAAATCCGCTTCTATCAACAG GAAGAGTGTGAGCTAGTAAAAATTAATATCCGTTGCCGTGTTAAAGGAGACATTGTTCTTGAGTGCATCCACTTGGAGGATGACTTGGTGAGAGAAGAGATGATTTTTAGAGTGATGTTCCATACAGCATTTGTCCGATCAAACATTTTGACGCTAAACCGCGATGAAGCTGATGTTCTTTGGGATGCCAAGGATCAGTTCTCTAGGGAATTCAGAGCAGAG GTACTCTTTTCGGATGCAGATTCTGTTCATTCCATTGTAAACACAGAAGAAGCTGAAAGTGAAGATGGAAATGAAACAGAAAATGCTGGAGCTGAGGAATTCTTCGAGGCGGAAGAGATATTCAGCAGTGCAGTTCATGCTCATGATGGCAAGGTGGAGTCAGAACCAGAATCTGATGACTATGCAGTTATCACAGGTTCTGAGGTCAACGAGAGTACTCAGGAGGTAGCTGTGAAGGGCGATTCAGATCATTATGCATTTGAAGATTGTGTGTCTGATGAGGGAATTCAGAGGCGTAGTGGGAATGCTAAAGTAGAGTCTGTACTTCAGACTGATAAAGAAGCTACTAGTGCTGAAACAAAATCTATTAACGGTGGAACGGGTGATGAGTGTGAAGATGAAAAAGAAGACGAGCAAGGGGAAGAAGCTCCTCGGGTAATTAAGTATCTCGAAGAGCAGGCCCATGAACAGAGGCTTATGGCTGATAGTAATAAGCCAAAGTTTGATAGAAGCCTCTCGAGTGTATCTAAAAAGCCACCAATTTCACGATCTGCTTCTGATGCAATCACTACCAACAACAAATCTAAGCTGCCAGAGTCGCAGAGCACTCCAGCTAGAGTGGCAAAACCAAATGCTGTATCGAAGTGGATACCTACTAATAAAGGTTCTTACACTAGCTCAATGCATGTGTATTATCCTCCATCAAGAAATAACAGTGCTCCGGCATCACTAACTCTTGGCAAAGATTCTATGCCTGGAGGGAAATCTAAGCCTCCCTTGGTAATTTCATCTTCACCATCTGCTACAACTGACAGAGGTACTGCATCAGGCCATTCCAAGCATGTATCTAGCCCATCATCACTAGACGCATCACTGGCTTCTGCCCCGTCTCTACCTTTACCCTCAGAGGTGGGAGGTGAAGCTGAACATGGTACAGAATCTCCACCACCTTCAGATATACCCCAGCAATTgcctcctccaccaccgccgcccCCACCTCCTCGGCCTAATGTGCAGAATAACAGTAGAGTGTTgccgcctccaccacctcctccactcCCGTTCTCAGCTGGGAGTACATGGCATGTACCTTCAGGAGTATCAAGTTCTCCTCCACCTCCACTCCTTATTTCAGCATACTCTGAAAGATCTTCTAGCATAAGAAAGCCCTCCCCACCTCCGCCACCTCCTCCGCCACCACCTCCCATGAATGAGCTTCCTTCTATTCAATCACATAGTGATTCGCCTCTTCCCACAGTCCCACCTCCTGCTCCACCACCTCCTTTTTCACGTGGTGTACCCCCACCTCCTTCTCATGCATCTCCACCACCTCTACCACCTCGTTCTCCTTTGTGCAGTGCTCCACCTCCATCACCGCTTCCTCCTCCTGGTGCATCTGGTATACCagcacctccaccacctcctgGACGTGGATTGCCTGCTCCACCACCTTCTGGACGTGGAATGCTTGCTccaccgcctccaccaccacctctgaGACAGCCTGCGCCACCTCCCCCTCCCCCTAGTGGAGCTCCAGCACCTCCACCTCCTCCTACACGTGGATCCCCAATTCCACCTCCCCCACCTTCAACTCGTGGccctccaccacctccacccaTAGGAGGTCGTATGCCTGGTCCACAAACACCTCCAGGACCTTCAGGAGGTGCCCCACTCCCACCTCCCTCGTTTGGGGCAAAAGGACCTGCAACAGATAGTAAAGGGTTGCTTGTTGGTAGAGGGCGTGGGCTTTCACGTCCAATGGCAACAGCAGCTCGAAGACCTACCTTAAAGCCACTTCATTGGAGCAAGGTAACCAGGGTATTACAAGGAAGCTTGTGGGAAGAACTACAGAGATTCGGGGATTCTCAAGt TTCACCAGAATTTGACGTTTCAGAACTCGAGATCCTTTTCTCTGCCACAGTACCAAAGTCAAGTATAGGAGGAAAAGCTGGGAGCCGCAGATATTCTACTGGATCTAAGACTGAAAGAGTCCATCTG ATTGATCTGAGGAGAGCCAACAACACTGAAATTATGCTTACAAAAGTGAAAATGCCCCTTCCGGACATGATG GCTGCAGCACTTGCAATGGATGAATCAATTTTGGATGCTGATCAAGTCGAAAATCTCATTAAGTTTTGTCCAACTAAAGAAGAGATGGAACTTCTTAAG GGCTACACAGGAAACAAGGACAATCTGGGGAAGTGCGAACTG TTTTTCCTGGAGATGATGAAGGTTCCACGAGTTGAATCTAAGTTACGGGTTTTCTTATTCAAGATCCAATTCATCTCTCAGGCTTCTGATTTCACGAGAAGCTTGAAAACTGTAAATTCAGCATGTGATGAG GTTCGGGGGTCCTtcaaactgaaagaaattatgAAAAAGATTTTACACCTTGGAAATACTTTAAACCAAGGAACTGCTAGAG GTTCTGCTCTTGGATTCAAATTAGACAGTCTCCTGAAACTCACAGATACACGTGCATCCAACAACAAGATGACGCTCATGCATTATCTTTGTAAG GTGCTTGCTGCAAAGACACCAGCACTTTTAGACTTTCATGAAGATCTTGTTAGCTTAGAGGCTGGCTCTAAG ATACAATTGAAATCTTTGGCAGAAGAGATGCAAGCCATTCTCAAAGGCATAGAGAAGGTGAAGCAGGAATTGGTTGCTTCGGAAAAGGATGGTCCCGTATCTGAAACTTTTCGCAAG ACATTGAAGGAATTTGCCACTGTTGCTGAGACCGATGTTGCATCTGTGATGCATCTCTATTCTCATGCG GGGAGAAATGCAGATGCACTAGCTCTATATTTTGGCGAGGACCCTGCACGATGCCCTTTTGAACAAG TCATTGCAACCCTCTTGAACTTTGTCAGAATGTTCCGCAAAGCTCATGAAGAAAACAGCAAACAAGCTGAATTAGAAAAGAAGAAAGCTCGGAAGGAAGCTGAAGTGGAGAACGCCCAAGGATTAACTCGGTCAAAGAGAGCGAGAAACTGA